One window of Carassius auratus strain Wakin chromosome 17, ASM336829v1, whole genome shotgun sequence genomic DNA carries:
- the LOC113117585 gene encoding uncharacterized protein LOC113117585 isoform X2, which yields MEAYEEVKDIIKKKGNTATVIKQREKAWQSIADRLNALNMNGPKRTWQQVKIKYKNILQNAVKKNTHRQGTGGGSPKADLTPAEDMALELNKGRPVLEGITGGKETSIGSSQDATRFIQVSGSTVFLLEPPAQAPDDADPGESPSAAATAHDGDDDEEETISLDSRRHEDPDAIQWENQPGNISSQAIRKLYGNHLRRQIELADIDIQYKKKKLENLALESEIKKRTIRKLDLEIKKLEREVRYAFNVHCMLTVTQMY from the exons ATGGAGGCATACGAGGAGGTAAAAGATATAATTAAGAAGAAAGGCAACACCGCCACAGTGATAAAGCAAAGAGAAAAAGCGTGGCAAAGTATTGCAGACCGCCTGAATGC ATTAAACATGAACGGGCCAAAACGGACATGGCAGCAGGTCAAAATCAAATACAAGAACATTCTGCAGAATG CAGTGAAAAAGAATACCCACAGACAAGGCACGGGTGGTGGGTCACCAAAGGCTGACCTTACCCCAGCAGAGGACATGGCCTTGGAGCTAAATAAAGGCAGGCCCGTCTTAGAGGGGATCACTGGGGGGAAAGAGACGAGCATAGGTTCCTCCCAAGATGCCACCCGCTTCATTCAAG TGTCTGGCAGCACTGTGTTCCTGTTAGAGCCACCAGCACAAGCACCAGACGATGCTGATCCA GGTGAAAGCCCCAGTGCAGCAGCAACAGCACATGATGGAGACGATGATGAGGAGGAGACCATCTCTCTGGATTCCAGAAGGCATGAG GACCCAGATGCTATACAGTGGGAAAACCAGCCTGGCAACATA AGCTCACAAGCTATCAGAAAGTTGTATGGCAACCACCTCCGGCGCCAAATAGAACTGGCAGACATAGACATTCAGTACAAGAAGAAAAAGCTAGAAAATCTTGCACTGGAGTCCGAAATAAAAAAGAGGACAATTAGGAAACTGGaccttgaaataaaaaaacttgagcGGGAGGTGAGATATGCCTTCAATGTACACTGTATGCTAACTGTAACACAAATGTATTAA
- the LOC113117585 gene encoding uncharacterized protein LOC113117585 isoform X3: MEAYEEVKDIIKKKGNTATVIKQREKAWQSIADRLNALNMNGPKRTWQQVKIKYKNILQNAVKKNTHRQGTGGGSPKADLTPAEDMALELNKGRPVLEGITGGKETSIGSSQDATRFIQVSGSTVFLLEPPAQAPDDADPGESPSAAATAHDGDDDEEETISLDSRRHEDPDAIQWENQPGNISSQAIRKLYGNHLRRQIELADIDIQYKKKKLENLALESEIKKRTIRKLDLEIKKLERELQEDDTAQNKN, translated from the exons ATGGAGGCATACGAGGAGGTAAAAGATATAATTAAGAAGAAAGGCAACACCGCCACAGTGATAAAGCAAAGAGAAAAAGCGTGGCAAAGTATTGCAGACCGCCTGAATGC ATTAAACATGAACGGGCCAAAACGGACATGGCAGCAGGTCAAAATCAAATACAAGAACATTCTGCAGAATG CAGTGAAAAAGAATACCCACAGACAAGGCACGGGTGGTGGGTCACCAAAGGCTGACCTTACCCCAGCAGAGGACATGGCCTTGGAGCTAAATAAAGGCAGGCCCGTCTTAGAGGGGATCACTGGGGGGAAAGAGACGAGCATAGGTTCCTCCCAAGATGCCACCCGCTTCATTCAAG TGTCTGGCAGCACTGTGTTCCTGTTAGAGCCACCAGCACAAGCACCAGACGATGCTGATCCA GGTGAAAGCCCCAGTGCAGCAGCAACAGCACATGATGGAGACGATGATGAGGAGGAGACCATCTCTCTGGATTCCAGAAGGCATGAG GACCCAGATGCTATACAGTGGGAAAACCAGCCTGGCAACATA AGCTCACAAGCTATCAGAAAGTTGTATGGCAACCACCTCCGGCGCCAAATAGAACTGGCAGACATAGACATTCAGTACAAGAAGAAAAAGCTAGAAAATCTTGCACTGGAGTCCGAAATAAAAAAGAGGACAATTAGGAAACTGGaccttgaaataaaaaaacttgagcGGGAG CTCCAAGAAGATGACAcagctcaaaataaaaattag
- the LOC113117585 gene encoding putative nuclease HARBI1 isoform X1, with protein MKAQNCVFLSALTMACPFLRDVVDEEALVLRRAFRRERVFRDRLDPLAFPDDHLYERYRFSADGIRYLCRLLGPRIKHRTARSHALSVEQMVCVALRFFASGAFLYSVGDAEQLNKATICRTIRSVCLAIKALADVFISFPGHRRLCDMKEEFYRIAGFPNVIGAVDCTHIRIKAPSGAHEADFVNRKSFHSINVQMVCNADCVISNVVAKWPGSVHDSRIFRASEIYQCLSQGEFSGVLLGDRGYGCQPFLLTPFTDPQEAQQAYNHAHARTRARVEMTFGLLKAPFHCLHKLRVNPVRACDITVGCAVLHNVACLRKERAPRVPPAMDWDNPAIFPDDDSGRLLRDQYVLNYFS; from the exons ATGAAGGCCCAAAATTGTGTGTTCCTTTCTGCTCTGACAATGGCATGCCCATTCTTGCGAGATGTGGTGGATGAAGAAGCACTTGTGCTGAGGAGAGCCTTCAGGCGAGAAAGGGTCTTCAGGGACCGGTTGGACCCACTGGCCTTCCCTGATGACCATCTATATGAAAGATACAGGTTTTCTGCAGATGGCATCAGGTATCTATGCAGACTACTGGGTCCCAGGATTAAGCACCGCACTGCACGGAGCCATGCACTGAGTGTGGAGCAAATGGTTTGTGTGGCCTTGCGCTTTTTTGCTAGTGGAGCCTTCCTGTACTCAGTGGGGGATGCAGAACAGCTGAACAAGGCCACAATTTGCCGCACAATAAGGAGTGTGTGTCTGGCTATCAAAGCATTAGCAGATGTCTTCATCTCCTTCCCTGGCCACAGAAGACTCTGTGACATGAAAGAGGAGTTCTATAGGATTGCAG GTTTCCCCAATGTCATTGGTGCAGTGGACTGCACACACATAAGGATAAAAGCCCCCTCAGGTGCCCATGAGGCCGATTTTGTGAATAGGAAATCCTTTCACAGCATTAATGTTCAG ATGGTCTGCAATGCTGACTGTGTGATCAGCAATGTTGTGGCGAAATGGCCTGGCTCAGTCCATGACTCCAGAATCTTTCGGGCCTCTGAAATCTATCAGTGCCTATCACAAG GTGAATTCTCTGGTGTGTTGCTGGGAGACCGGGGGTATGGCTGCCAGCCTTTTCTCCTGACACCTTTCACAGACCCCCAGGAAGCACAGCAGGCCTACAACCATGCCCATGCCAGGACCAGGGCCAGAGTTGAAATGACCTTTGGCCTCCTGAAGGCACCCTTTCACTGCCTTCACAAATTAAGGGTCAACCCTGTTAGGGCATGTGATATTACTGTGGGTTGTGCTGTCCTCCACAATGTAGCCTGCCTGAGGAAGGAGAGGGCCCCCAGAGTGCCACCAGCCATGGACTGGGACAATCCGGCAATCTTCCCTGATGACGACAGTGGTCGGCTGCTGAGGGACCAATATGTGTTGAATTATTTTAGTTAG